In the genome of Monodelphis domestica isolate mMonDom1 chromosome 2, mMonDom1.pri, whole genome shotgun sequence, one region contains:
- the C2H1orf146 gene encoding protein SPO16 homolog: protein MTESSGKEKSKWTTTVIMSSSLQSHEVAAILKNENHRVRYSNSVEPGSIIFSLSGVAFLLIDAQECFRTTEETLLARIEKFIRIHRNSFLALSSALHGPGEWRLMSRIQQRFLGDNLRIVPVHNPGNAVKLMTTIAKSTCKPYSDNIHYRMILAKAQIIEQSPVWRTLQKLQLDGDSLNMN, encoded by the exons ATGACTGAAAGTAGcggaaaggaaaaaagtaaatggACTACAACTGTAATTATGAGCTCATCTCTTCAG AGTCACGAAGTCGCAGCCATCTTAAAAAATGAGAACCATAGAGTTCGTTATTCAAATTCAGTAGAACCTGGatccattattttttctctttctg GGGTAGCATTTTTACTAATTGATGCCCAGGAGTGTTTTAGGACAACTGAAGAAACACTTTTGGCCAGAATTGAAAAGTTCATAAGGATCCACCGGAACAGTTTTTTGGCCCTTTCCTCCGCCCTCCATGGCCCTGGAGAATGGAGGCTGATGTCTAGGATTCAGCAGAG ATTCCTGGGCGATAATTTACGCATCGTTCCAGTTCACAACCCGGGCAACGCTGTTAAACTTATGACTACCATAGCCAAG agCACTTGCAAACCATATAGTGACAACATTCATTATAGAATGATTTTGGCTAAAGCGCAGATCATAGAGCAAAGTCCTGTATGGAGGACGCTTCAGAAGCTACAACTGGATGGTGACTCCCTTAACATGAATTAG